A window of Chitinophagales bacterium contains these coding sequences:
- the fabD gene encoding ACP S-malonyltransferase, producing MKQAFVFPGQGSQFPGMGKEHYEQSAFAKKLFEQANETLGFRISDIMFSGTEEDLKQTRVTQPAVFLHSVIAYKSIGDAKPDMVAGHSLGEFSALVANGVLSFEDGLKLVSVRASAMQKACEAQPSTMAAVLALADEKVEAICAEVSAETGEIVVPANYNCPGQLVISGSVRGVEIACERMKAAGAKRALLLPVGGAFHSPLMEPARNELKEAIESITFYTPTCSIYQNVVAKPVMDKEEIKQNLIDQLTGAVRWTQSVQAMIENGATKFVEAGPGKVLQGLILKVSKEMEVSGVS from the coding sequence ATGAAACAGGCATTCGTCTTCCCAGGTCAGGGTTCCCAGTTCCCGGGTATGGGAAAAGAACATTATGAGCAAAGTGCCTTTGCCAAGAAATTATTTGAACAGGCCAATGAAACCCTGGGTTTTCGTATTTCCGATATCATGTTTTCGGGCACGGAAGAGGACCTGAAACAAACCCGTGTTACACAGCCCGCCGTTTTTCTTCACTCTGTCATTGCCTATAAATCCATTGGTGATGCCAAACCAGATATGGTAGCAGGGCATTCCCTGGGCGAATTTTCTGCCCTTGTGGCCAATGGTGTATTAAGTTTTGAGGACGGGCTGAAACTGGTGTCTGTCCGGGCCTCGGCCATGCAAAAAGCCTGCGAAGCCCAACCGTCTACCATGGCGGCCGTATTAGCACTGGCCGATGAAAAAGTGGAAGCGATCTGTGCGGAAGTGAGTGCTGAAACCGGCGAGATCGTTGTGCCGGCAAATTATAACTGTCCGGGACAATTAGTGATCAGCGGATCCGTTCGCGGAGTAGAGATCGCCTGTGAAAGAATGAAAGCCGCCGGAGCCAAACGGGCCTTGCTCCTTCCTGTAGGTGGAGCATTTCACTCTCCCCTTATGGAGCCTGCCCGTAATGAATTAAAAGAAGCTATCGAATCCATCACCTTCTATACACCTACCTGTTCCATTTATCAGAACGTTGTGGCCAAACCCGTGATGGATAAAGAGGAGATCAAACAGAACCTGATCGATCAACTGACAGGCGCCGTTCGCTGGACACAAAGCGTACAGGCCATGATCGAGAATGGAGCCACTAAATTT